The Setaria italica strain Yugu1 chromosome IX, Setaria_italica_v2.0, whole genome shotgun sequence genome has a window encoding:
- the LOC101778768 gene encoding uncharacterized protein LOC101778768, which yields MAAGLLSKRVDREDLAAGDHIYSWRAAYLYAHHGIYVGDEMVIHFTRAAGHEIGTGTFLDSFLFSSSASSAAAAGGQCQRCGHLVRPDDGVVMSCLDCFLHGGGLYLFHYAVSPALFLAKARGGTCTLAASDPGHVVVHRARYLLDKGFGAYSLFKNNCEDFAIYCKTGLLVETAFSVGRSGQLASLTAAFSAVALSPLRFLTTSAPGLAIVTTGMYCAGRYVSDMGVRRDVIKVPVQTLVALTTPAATEEAACSLRNHPL from the exons ATGGCGGCGGGGTTGCTGTCCAAACGCGTGGATCGGGaggacctcgccgccggggaTCACATCTACTCATGGCGGGCCGCCTACCTCTACGCCCACCACG GGATCTATGTTGGGGACGAGATGGTCATCCATTTCACCAGAGCTGCCGGCCACGAGATTGGCACGGGCACCTTCTTGGATTCCTTCCTCTtcagctcctccgcctcgtcggcggcggcggcagggggccAGTGCCAGCGATGTGGCCACCTGGTCAGGCCTGACGACGGAGTCGTCATGTCCTGCCTCGACTGCTTCTtgcacggcggcggcctctACCTCTTCCACTACGCCGTCTCGCCGGCCTTGTTCCTCGCCAAGGCGCGCGGAGGGACCTGCACCCTGGCCGCCTCCGACCCCGGCCACGTCGTCGTCCACCGCGCCCGCTACCTCCTCGACAAGGGCTTCGGCGCCTACTCCCTCTTCAAGAACAACTGTGAGGACTTCGCCATCTACTGCAAGACGGGGCTGCTCGTCGAAACCGCCTTCAGCGTTGGCCGCAGCGGCCAGCTCGCATCCCTCACCGCCGCCTTCAGCGCCGTCGCCTTGTCGCCGCTGCGTTTCCTCACCACCAGCGCCCCCGGCCTCGCCATTGTCACCACCGGCATGTACTGCGCCGGCCGGTATGTCTCGGACATGGGCGTTCGCCGGGATGTGATCAAGGTCCCTGTCCAGACACTCGTTGCGCTGACCACTCCTGCTGCTACGGAGGAGGCAGCCTGCTCGCTGAGAAACCATCCACTGTAA
- the LOC111255700 gene encoding uncharacterized protein LOC111255700, with the protein MNEIESTECRTITEEDHLWGSAALKFREELKLDVSKSDTQNIENAEITERRRALFRENIPVHSKLCAKTALLYCYKRSSRASAFSLEQLQLENFTDSFEETSQRMDAVQIYDPISYPSYWLH; encoded by the exons ATGAATGAGATAGAATCAACTGAGTGCAGAACCATTACTGAAGAGGACCACCTGTGGGGATCTGCAGCTCTGAAATTCAGAGAAGAACTGAAACTTGATGTTTCAAAATCAGATACACAGAACATAGAGAATGCAGAAATTACTGAAAGAAGAAGGGCACTCTTTCGGGAGAACATACCCGTTCATTCCAAGCTCTGTGCAAAGACAGCTTTGCTATATTGCTATAAAAGGTCTTCAAGGGCTTCTGCTTTCTCCCTGGAACAACTTCAACTGGAGAACTTTACTGATAGCTTCGAG GAAACGTCTCAAAGAATGGATGCAGTTCAGATTTATGATCCCATTTCATACCCTTCTTATTGGTTACATTGA
- the LOC101783923 gene encoding LOW QUALITY PROTEIN: nuclear pore complex protein NUP98B-like (The sequence of the model RefSeq protein was modified relative to this genomic sequence to represent the inferred CDS: deleted 1 base in 1 codon) has protein sequence MFGQTGVSPFQASSSPSLFANTTPFASSTLFGTSTTNNPNPFGTVSSLANTQSAPLFQPAPTFAQPSSTPAFSSGNLFSTPPGSLFGSGPSPFSTPTFQTSAPVQTPNTFSFQPPTQPASTGGFPGFSNTANQALIGQQSPSQSNMVMQPAPVSNPFGTLPAMPQMSIGNGGSSPSVQYGISSLPVSHRPPAFIIVFVERMEATVARWLLCIGNVWLLRSLFRLEHCPLADKTVKSPSSSYLVENGQQHEPSHHGNGKGTSVERLLPKLPREDYFTEPSLEELAAGEPGYCSRVKDFVVGRHGYGSIKFLGETDVRGLGEGLNKAAEVTLLNIKCMNKKTGEQYREGPRVERYRDMLMMKAEEQGAEFVSFDAAKGEWKFRVKHFSAYGLW, from the exons ATGTTCGGACAGACAGGTGTTTCCCCATTTCAAGCAAGTAGCTCACCATCTTTGTTTGCAAATACCACTCCTTTTGCTTCATCAACGTTGTTTGGCACATCAACTACGAATAATCCAAATCCATTCGGCACCGTCTCGTCATTGGCTAACACGCAATCGGCCCCACTATTTCAACCTGCCCCAACATTTGCACAACCATCAAGTACACCAGCTTTCTCCTCTGGAAACCTATTTAGCACACCACCTGGCAGTCTGTTTGGCAGCGGACCTTCACCTTTTTCAACG CCAACATTTCAGACATCTGCCCCTGTTCAAACGCCAAACACATTCTCCTTCCAACCTCCAACTCAACCAG CTTCTACAGGTGGTTTCCCTGGTTTTTCCAACACTGCTAATCAGGCCCTCATTGGACAACA ATCTCCTAGCCAGTCCAATATGGTCATGCAGCCTGCTCCTGTTTCAAATCCATTTGGGACACTTCCAGCAATGCCTCAGATGTCCATTGGGAATGGCGGATCTTCTCCTTCAGTTCAATATGGAATATCAAGTCTGCCGGTTAGTCACCGCCCCCCAGCTTTTATAATTGTTTTTGTAGAGCGGATGGAAGCTACAGTAGCAAGATGGTTGTTGTGCATTGGGAATGTTTG gtTGCTGAGAAGCCTCTTCCGACTAGAACATTGTCCATTGGCTGATAAGACTGTCAAGTCACCAAGCAGCAGTTATCTGGTGGAAAATGGCCAGCAGCATGAACCCAGTCATCATGGGAATGGGAAGGGTACTTCAGTTGAGAGGCTGTTGCCTAAGCTCCCGCGGGAAGATTACTTCACGGAGCCTAGTCTGGAGGAGCTTGCTGCTGGTGAGCCAGGCTACTGCAGTCGG GTGAAAGACTTTGTTGTGGGGCGCCATGGCTATGGCAGCATCAAGTTCCTGGGGGAGACAGACGTGAGGGGCTTGGGTGAGGGGCTGAACAAGGCTGCGGAGGTGACTCTTCTGAACATCAAATGCATGAACAAGAAGACCGGGGAGCAGTACCGAGAGGGCCCGCGGGTGGAGAGGTACAGGGACATGCTGATGATGAAGGCGGAGGAGCAGGGCGCGGAGTTCGTGTCCTTTGACGCAGCCAAGGGAGAGTGGAAGTTCAGGGTGAAGCACTTCAGCGCCTACGGGCTCTGGTGA
- the LOC101778368 gene encoding LOW QUALITY PROTEIN: transcription initiation factor TFIID subunit 12-like (The sequence of the model RefSeq protein was modified relative to this genomic sequence to represent the inferred CDS: inserted 2 bases in 1 codon) yields the protein MDAPLPSQPEAAAAAPPPSTSASAPSPAPPPNPPTSAASAAPSSDSTITTHTPNPGTATNPAQTLEAPVPSPAAARPPPPRMRPPYTHLASPITMSSASSAATAAASSSASVLSSSSLAPPVPRGGVVIGVPAPRPAQTPAGYTGFVPPPSLAHQFGSMHRGLDQPPPPSSQFRQPSPGIQNIGMVGSLSTSQMRSGIISGPQQPRPGLPSSTTPIPSGSQMPGSQRTPSHALMRPMSVSSPSPSPALQQTPQNSSTFRPQQRPQVPQPRPQQSAPVTPHQQNVISAQQQQLPHNQLLQQQQQKQQQQSSSQQTQQNTTPKNQQQHSQQQAARTPVTMTQKPDSPAIAKATVLQSVDTAATDANVSETGTRLLNKRSIHELVAQIDPNEKLDPEVEDVLMDIAEDFVESVTTFACSLAKHRKSNTLEAKDVLLHAERSWNITLPGFSGDEIKLYKKQHINDIHRERLALIKKSMATDXQKNSTQAATNQKNQTPKPPAPASP from the exons ATGGACGCACCTCTGCCCTCGCAACCggaggcagcggcagcggcgccgccgccctcgaccTCAGCTTCTGCTCCCTctccagcgccaccacctaaccCACCGACTTCCGCCGCCTCTGCAGCACCCTCTTCCGACTCCACCATCACCACCCATACCCCGAACCCGGGTACCGCAACAAACCCCGCTCAAACTCTAGAGGCCCCTGTTCCCAGCCCCGCTgctgcgcggccgccgccgccgcgaatgAGGCCTCCTTACACCCACCTGGCCTCGCCAATCACGATGTCCTCAGCCTCCTCTGCTGCCACagctgctgcctcctcctcggcttccgttctgtcctcttcctccttggcACCCCCTGTGCCAAGGGGAGGGGTTGTTATTGGGGTGCCTGCGCCGCGTCCCGCACAGACGCCCGCTGGTTACACCGGGTTCGTGCCGCCGCCTTCCCTTGCCCACCAGTTTGGATCGATGCATCGTGGCCTTGACCAGCCCCCACCGCCATCTTCACAG TTTAGGCAGCCTTCCCCTGGAATTCAAAATATTGGGATGGTTGGATCCCTTAGCACATCCCAGATGCGATCAGGAATAATATCTGGTCCGCAGCAGCCAAGACCTGGCCTTCCATCATCAACAACTCCAATTCCATCTGGAAGCCAAATGCCCGGATCACAG AGAACCCCCTCCCATGCTTTAATGAGGCCGATGTCTGTGagttctccttctccttcccctgcGTTACAGCAAACTCCACAAAATTCATCAACATTTAGACCGCAACAAAGGCCACAAGTTCCACAACCAAGACCACAACAATCTGCACCTGTGACTCCACATCAACAGAATGTAATttcagcacagcagcagcaactacCACACAATCAGcttttgcagcagcagcagcaaaagcaACAGCAGCAAAGTTCCTCGCAACAAACTCAACAGAATACAACACCCAAAAATCAGCAACAGCATTCTCAGCAGCAAGCTGCTCGTACTCCAGTGACAATGACACAGAAGCCTGATTCGCCTGCTATAGCAAAAGCTACTGTTTTGCAATCTGTGGATACAGCTGCAACTGATGCAAATGTTAGTGAAACTGGCACTCGACTACTCAACAAGAGAAGCATACATGAATTAGTTGCACAG ATTGATCCTAACGAAAAGCTGGATCCTGAAGTTGAAGATGTTCTTATGGACATCGCTGAAGATTTTGTTGAGTCT GTCACTACATTTGCTTGTTCTTTAGCAAAGCATAGGAAGTCAAACACCCTAGAAGCAAAAGATGTACTCCTCCATGCAG AGAGAAGCTGGAATATCACCTTGCCAGGCTTCAGCGGGGACGAAATCAAACTATACAAGAAACAG CACATAAATGATATTCACAGGGAGAGGCTTGCTCTG